CTTATCAAGCAAAAAATTAAATTGATGCTATAAATTAGTTTTAGGGCTTACAAATGCTTAGGCATTAAGCATAACTAAAGAGTTGGCATGGAAAGTGACTATTTAATTTTACATACCTTAAACACAACGGAGTTAGGTCACATGAAACACATTAAACAACAACAGCAGGGTTTTACCCTTATTGAGTTAATGATTGTGGTTGCAATCATAGGAATATTGGCAGCAGTAGCGATACCTGCTTATCAAGACTATACAGTTAGATCAAGGGTTACAGAAGGCCTATCGCTTGCTTCTTCAGCAAAGTTGGCTGTAGCGGAAAATGCAGCATCAGCGAATAAAAGCTTATCAGCTGGTTGGACAGCACCTGCTGCAACTGACAATGTGACTGGTTTGGCTGTCGATGCAACCAATGGAACAATTACAATTACATATACTGCCGCAGCTGGTGGTGCTGGTAAGACTATAATTTTAGAGCCAAAGTCTAATGGTGCTGCTCTTGCAGCAGGTACTCCACCTGCTGGTGCTGTGACCTGGACTTGTACAGGCGGTGATTTAGAAGCCAAATATAGACCTTCTAATTGTCGGCCATAAAATTTATACAAAAACCTTACTTAAGGAAGCTTTATTTTAAAGCTTCCTTAATTTTTTATTAAATTTAACTTGTCTATAGGG
This genomic interval from Spartinivicinus ruber contains the following:
- a CDS encoding pilin, with the translated sequence MESDYLILHTLNTTELGHMKHIKQQQQGFTLIELMIVVAIIGILAAVAIPAYQDYTVRSRVTEGLSLASSAKLAVAENAASANKSLSAGWTAPAATDNVTGLAVDATNGTITITYTAAAGGAGKTIILEPKSNGAALAAGTPPAGAVTWTCTGGDLEAKYRPSNCRP